AAAAGGCTCATTAATGTGATTTTCATTTATGGGTCATTAATTGTGGAGTTTTACATGATAATTACAACTACATAAAATAGTAAAATATCATGGGATAATTTTTGGTGAAATAATAACAGGAGTAAACTTTATCAAGGATATTGGAGCAGGATTAAGAGATTTTTTTGGTGGACGTTCTAAAGGTTATGAGGATGAACTTTTAACTGCAAGAAGTCAAGCACTACAAGAATTAGAAGAAAGAGCTAAAAGTATAGGTGCAAATGCAATAGTTGGGGTTAAGATGGATTATGAAATGCTAGGAGCATCTAATAATATGATGATGG
The Oceanivirga salmonicida genome window above contains:
- a CDS encoding heavy metal-binding domain-containing protein, with the protein product MVKYHGIIFGEIITGVNFIKDIGAGLRDFFGGRSKGYEDELLTARSQALQELEERAKSIGANAIVGVKMDYEMLGASNNMMMVTCSGTAVVIE